The Flavobacterium sp. K5-23 genome segment GTACGTATGCTCCTGATCCTGGATCTCCAGAGTTAGATACGATACTTACACTTGAAGCTTTAGCAGATAAACTTTTCAATACAGATGTTTCACCTGAATTTTTAAGTACATCCCCTTTTACTTTAGAATAAGATGAAGCACTTTGGTTTTTTTTAACCTCGATACCAAGTACGTTAATCACAACTCCTTCAAGTTCGAAAGCGTCATCCTTCATTTTCACTTTAAGGTTTGTTGATGATGCGTTCATTTCTTGGGTTTTCATACCAATGTAGCTAAAAATCAAGACTTGGCTTGATGTTGCATTGATGGTGAATTTACCATCGAAATCAGTTTGGGCTCCGGTTTTGGTTCCTTTAACTAATACACTCACACCTGGTAAAGGCATTCCTGCATTATCAGAAACAACACCCGAAACGGCTCTCTCTTGCGCAAAAGTTAGTTGCGCCACTAGTACTAATAATAGTACTAAGAATCCATTGAACTTTAGTTTCATTTTTAATTATTTTGAATTAGTTTCACAAAACTCTTAATAATATGTTAACAATCCTAATATTTGAAACTCTTTTTTTTATATGTATCTAAAATTTAACATTATAACATAATTGTATAATTGTGTTATAAAATTTAATTTTTTGACCTTCTTTGCTTCCGTTTGCTGCTGATAAATTTAGTAAGCCGCTTTTTGTTTTTATTCCCATTCCGATCCCTAGCCCTAATAATGTTTTGTTGTTGTCTTTTTTATCTATTATTGTTGGGTCGTATGATATGCTGTAATCCGTGATAGTATGGACATATGTATTGGAGGATAAAATGTATCGGTATTCTGTAGAAAGGGCGTATAGAAAATTTGCTTGAAGGCTGTTTTCCTCAAACCCTCTAATTGAATTAATTCCGCCAAAGCGAATAAGTTCATTTGTTAAGTAGTTGTCGCTTTTTAAGTAGTGTAATTGACTATTTATATTGATTATGTTTTTGTTGTTTAAATGAAAATTATGTATTCCTTGTAGGTTTATGAAGTATTGATTGTTTGTTGGGGTCGAATTTTGTGTTTGATTTCTTTTTCCTGTTCCTGTTGTTATAGTATAGCTTGTTTCTGTGGGGAATAACGGGTTTGTGTTGTCAGTTTTTAAGTAGATCAACTTTGATGTGATAAATTTGTTTTTAAAGTCGCTTATGTTATTGTTGTTTGTGTTTTGAATATCGCTTGATTCGGTTGTTTGGTATCCGAGGTAAAGTCTAGTGTTGTAATTTAAGAAATAACTTATGTCTAATTCTGTTTTTGTGTTTTGAAAAACGGTGTCTTGTTTGAAAATGTTTATCTGTGCTTTTAGTCCTATTGGACTTTTAAATAGATAGGGTATTTCAATATTTGATCTAAATATTTTTTGTTTATTACCGTCGCTTTTCCAAAACAATGAAAATTGTTCGCCTGCTTTTAATGTGTTTTTAAGTGTTAAGTCTAAGTAGCCTTTGAATTCTATTTTATTGCTTTCGTTATTCCCGAAGCCAATGAAACCATCAAAATTATTTGCTTTGCTTTTTTTTAGATAGATGTAGACTTTGGTGCTATCTTTTGTGAATAATATTTCTGGATATTTTGTTTGCCTTACAAAACCTAAATTTTCAAAATCGTCATGAATTTCTTTTGTAATTTTTTTATTAAAAGTTTTGTTTTTGTATTTACGATTGATTTGCGCTAAATGCCCTTTCGGAAAATTCAGATTTCTTTCATTTAGAATAATTGCATTTAATTTTCTCAAATTGTTTGTTTCAATTATTAAATCTGCTAAGAGAATATTTTTTTGTTTTTTTATATTCTCCAGTTTGAGTTTAGCTAGAGAGAATCCTTTTTGTTCTAGCTTTTTTAAATTTTCGTTTAAAAAAGTTTCGATTTGTTGAAAAGCTATTTTAATTGTGTCCTTTTTTGTTTCGAATATGTTTAAATCTTCATTAGTTTTATTGTTACCTATATATATATGTACGCTTTTTATTTTTACTCCTAATTTTATTTTGGCGTAAAAAGAGGAGTCGTTTGTTTTGTTATTTTCTGTAATTTGGTTTTCAATATATCCTGTTTTCGTGAGTTTTTGAGCTAGTTTGTTAATTTCCTCTTTTATGGATTTTGCGTTTTTGTGTATCTGGGTATAGTTTAAGGAGTCTATGGTTTTATTTTCAACTTGGTTACTTCCTTCTATTTTTAAGCGTATATTTTGGGCTGTGCATTGCAGGTTTATTGTAAATATTAATATATATATGAGGATTTGTTTCAATGGAATTTTATGTTTGATGTGTGTATTGCAAATATCTTATTTTTTGTTAAGAATCAAATGTATAAATAATCTTGTTGAAAATTAATGGATTAACGTTTGTAGAGTAAAAAATAAGTTATACATTTGCAACCCCGTAAAAAGCGGGAATTTAATATACATAATAAATTTTTAGTATTAATTATGCCAACAATTCAACAATTAGTAAGAACAGGAAGAACTCAGATAACTAAGAAGAGTAAATCGGTTGCTTTAGATTCTTGTCCTCAAAGAAGAGGGGTTTGTACGCGTGTTTACACTACAACACCTAAAAAACCAAACTCTGCAATGCGTAAAGTAGCGCGTGTACGTTTGACAAATGGTAATGAAGTAAATGCCTACATCCCTGGAGAAGGACACAATTTACAAGAACACTCGATAGTATTAGTTAGGGGTGGAAGGGTAAAAGATTTACCAGGAGTTAGATATCACATCGTTCGTGGTGCGCTTGATACGTCAGGAGTAGCAGGAAGAACGCAAAGGAGATCTAAGTATGGTGCTAAACGCCCAAAAGAAGCAAAAAAGTAATTTAAAACGTTGCGCTTAAAGATGTGATTTATTGCATTCAATTAGGTGTGGCATTTTATTAAAAAAAAGACATGAGAAAAAGAGCGGCAAAGAAAAGACCACTTTTACCAGATCCAAGGTTTAATGACCAATTGGTAACACGTTTTGTGAACAACTTAATGTGGGATGGTAAGAAATCGACAGCTTTTAAAGTATTTTATGATGCAATTGACATTATAGAATCAAAAAAGCAAGATGCAGAAAAATCATCATTAGAAATATGGAAAGATGCTTTAACAAACGTTATGCCTCACGTAGAAGTACGTAGTCGTAGAGTTGGTGGTGCTACATTCCAGATTCCAATGCAAATTAGACCAGATAGAAAAATTTCTTATGCGATGAAGTGGTTGATACTTTATTCTAGAAGAAGAAATGAGAAATCTATGGCTCAAAAATTAGCATCAGAATGTTTAGCTGCGGCTAAAGAAGAAGGTGCTGCTGTTAAGAAAAGAATGGATACTCACAAAATGGCAGAAGCTAACAAAGCTTTCTCTCACTTTAGATTTTAATTCATAAGAAATGGCTAGAGACTTAAAATATACAAGAAACATTGGAATCGCTGCTCACATTGATGCTGGTAAAACAACAACAACAGAGCGTATTCTTTTTTATACTGGTAAATCACATAAAATTGGTGAAGTACACGATGGTGCTGCAACAATGGACTGGATGGCTCAAGAGCAAGAAAGAGGTATTACAATTACATCTGCAGCGACTACTTGTGAGTGGAATTTCCCAACTACGCAAGGTAAGCCGTTACCGGAAACATTGCCTTACCACTTTAATATTATTGATACTCCTGGACACGTTGACTTTACAGTTGAAGTAAACCGTTCATTACGTGTTCTTGATGGTTTAGTTTTCTTATTTAGTGCTGTTGATGGTGTTGAGCCACAATCAGAAACTAACTGGAGGCTAGCTGATCAATACAGAGTTCCACGTATTGGATTCGTTAATAAAATGGATAGACAAGGATCTAACTTTTTGA includes the following:
- the rpsL gene encoding 30S ribosomal protein S12; translation: MPTIQQLVRTGRTQITKKSKSVALDSCPQRRGVCTRVYTTTPKKPNSAMRKVARVRLTNGNEVNAYIPGEGHNLQEHSIVLVRGGRVKDLPGVRYHIVRGALDTSGVAGRTQRRSKYGAKRPKEAKK
- the rpsG gene encoding 30S ribosomal protein S7 → MRKRAAKKRPLLPDPRFNDQLVTRFVNNLMWDGKKSTAFKVFYDAIDIIESKKQDAEKSSLEIWKDALTNVMPHVEVRSRRVGGATFQIPMQIRPDRKISYAMKWLILYSRRRNEKSMAQKLASECLAAAKEEGAAVKKRMDTHKMAEANKAFSHFRF